The following coding sequences are from one Planctomycetota bacterium window:
- a CDS encoding twin-arginine translocation signal domain-containing protein, whose product MSDKYLFPRRLTRRDFLQTSAAAGAAWSLSNLAHAADGTAEPVKIGEGKWTYTLDPTWGQLPAGMKYGLGCAVVVDSQDRVYVTSRSVNPCVAIFDRDGKLLETWSNDFAEKVGYTAQQVASTAHGLYWSKEPDGEFFYFTENKPGSRVYKTDLSGKVLYEIGKEVKQGSASAPFEFVNPTDVAVAPNGDIYVVDGYGSQLVHRFDKNFKLIKTMGGPGTEHGKFKTCHGVWISTLGKEPEVYIADRTNGRLEVYSLDLDYKRTIPDMRAPCCFYQHAGHLYIPELGSRVTIIDANDKVVAHLGDGKGIKKEEIPADKFTTPHAMTVDSQGNFYIVEWIDYGRVRKFRHTPSA is encoded by the coding sequence ATGTCGGACAAGTATTTGTTCCCGCGCCGCCTGACCCGTCGCGACTTTTTGCAGACTAGCGCCGCGGCCGGCGCGGCTTGGTCGCTGTCGAACTTGGCCCATGCTGCCGACGGCACCGCCGAGCCGGTGAAGATTGGCGAAGGGAAATGGACCTACACGCTTGACCCGACTTGGGGGCAACTGCCAGCCGGCATGAAGTACGGCCTGGGCTGCGCCGTGGTGGTCGATAGCCAGGACCGGGTCTACGTCACCTCGCGGTCGGTGAACCCTTGCGTGGCGATTTTCGATCGGGACGGCAAGCTGCTCGAAACGTGGAGCAACGATTTCGCCGAGAAGGTCGGGTACACCGCACAGCAAGTGGCCTCGACGGCCCACGGCTTGTATTGGAGCAAGGAGCCCGACGGCGAGTTCTTCTACTTCACCGAGAACAAGCCCGGCAGCCGCGTCTATAAGACCGACCTGAGCGGCAAGGTGTTGTACGAGATTGGCAAGGAGGTCAAGCAGGGATCGGCCTCGGCCCCGTTCGAATTTGTCAATCCGACCGACGTGGCGGTGGCGCCGAACGGCGACATCTACGTCGTCGACGGCTATGGCAGCCAACTTGTTCACCGCTTTGACAAGAACTTCAAGCTGATCAAGACGATGGGTGGCCCCGGCACCGAGCACGGTAAGTTCAAGACCTGTCACGGCGTCTGGATCAGCACGTTGGGCAAAGAGCCCGAGGTCTACATCGCCGACCGGACGAACGGGCGGCTGGAAGTTTACTCGCTCGATTTGGACTACAAGCGGACGATTCCCGACATGCGGGCGCCGTGCTGCTTCTATCAGCACGCCGGCCATCTCTACATTCCCGAGTTGGGCAGCCGCGTGACGATCATCGACGCGAACGACAAGGTGGTGGCCCATCTGGGCGACGGCAAGGGGATCAAGAAGGAAGAAATCCCGGCCGACAAGTTCACCACGCCCCACGCGATGACCGTCGATTCCCAGGGGAACTTCTACATCGTCGAGTGGATCGACTACGGCCGCGTCCGCAAGTTCCGTCACACTCCCTCGGCATGA
- a CDS encoding YhcH/YjgK/YiaL family protein encodes MILDRLTESAKYEALHPLFAQAFAWLRANDLNALAPGKYELSGDRLYALVSDDQGRTRAGAKLESHRKYIDIQYVVRGDELIGWLPAAECRQVELAYDASRDLLLYGDASETWLVMPAGTFTIFWPCDGHAPLATDGAVRKVVLKIAVEEKR; translated from the coding sequence ATGATTCTAGATCGACTGACCGAGTCTGCGAAGTACGAAGCGTTGCATCCGCTGTTTGCCCAGGCGTTCGCCTGGCTGCGGGCCAATGATCTGAACGCGCTCGCGCCGGGGAAGTATGAGCTCAGCGGCGATCGGCTTTACGCCTTGGTCTCCGATGACCAGGGGCGGACGCGCGCCGGAGCCAAGCTCGAATCGCACCGCAAGTACATCGACATTCAATACGTGGTGCGCGGCGACGAGCTGATCGGCTGGCTGCCGGCGGCCGAGTGCCGGCAGGTGGAGCTGGCCTATGACGCGTCGCGCGACTTGTTGCTGTACGGCGACGCGTCCGAGACCTGGCTGGTGATGCCGGCCGGGACGTTCACCATCTTCTGGCCCTGCGACGGCCACGCTCCGCTGGCCACAGACGGGGCGGTGCGGAAAGTCGTGCTGAAGATCGCGGTCGAGGAGAAACGATAA
- a CDS encoding class I SAM-dependent methyltransferase: MSQRKATVDEIRQRFDNDVERFSNLETGQTAAVDSRLAIELITEAAALSTPHATRLLDVGCGAGNFTLAMLDRLPKLASTLLDLSGPMLDRARERVSAASAAQVATLQADIRALDLGVGQFDVIVAAAVLHHLRTEAEWRQVYRNFYRALAPGGSVWVYDLVESPTPALHDQMWRAYGEYLIGLGGEALRDKVFAYVDFEDTPQTLPNQLHWLREAGFTAIEVLHKRTCFAAFGAIKDGK, encoded by the coding sequence ATGTCCCAACGTAAAGCCACCGTCGATGAGATTCGCCAGCGGTTCGACAACGACGTCGAGCGGTTCTCGAATCTCGAAACTGGCCAGACCGCCGCCGTCGATTCGCGCTTGGCCATCGAGCTGATCACCGAAGCCGCCGCCCTGAGCACGCCACACGCCACTCGGTTGCTCGACGTCGGCTGCGGAGCGGGCAACTTCACGCTGGCCATGCTCGACCGGCTGCCAAAACTCGCCAGCACGCTGCTCGATCTCAGCGGGCCGATGCTCGATCGAGCGCGCGAGCGCGTGTCCGCCGCCAGCGCTGCCCAGGTCGCTACCTTGCAAGCTGACATTCGCGCGCTCGACCTGGGCGTCGGGCAGTTCGACGTCATCGTCGCTGCCGCGGTGTTGCACCACCTGCGAACCGAAGCCGAGTGGCGGCAGGTTTACCGCAACTTCTACCGGGCCCTCGCGCCGGGCGGCTCGGTCTGGGTCTATGACCTGGTCGAGAGCCCGACGCCGGCGCTGCACGATCAGATGTGGCGAGCCTACGGCGAATACCTGATCGGCCTGGGGGGTGAAGCGCTGCGCGACAAGGTGTTCGCGTACGTCGATTTCGAAGACACGCCGCAAACCTTGCCGAACCAACTGCACTGGCTCCGCGAAGCCGGCTTCACAGCGATCGAAGTCCTGCACAAGCGCACGTGCTTCGCAGCGTTCGGAGCGATTAAGGACGGGAAGTGA
- a CDS encoding homoserine dehydrogenase codes for MEKVKVAIVGMGTVGTGVARLLLDHGDRTARHAGRILWLEEVVVADLKKARQIDLPKGLLSDDLSRICRNPEIKAVAHLVGGLEPARTIMLRLLESGKDVITANKALLAEHGPELFDRARELGRSIAFEASVAGGIPIVANVSQCLTANQLQSLTAILNGTSNYILTQMEEQEMSYAEALAEAQRLGYAEADPTMDVDGSDTAQKLAILAHLAFGSRTPWREISKRGIDTLDVADLRYARELGYRIKLLAVAQLTGDDLELHVSPTLVKVGTPLAEVRGAFNAIQLVGDAVGPLFYHGLGAGQMPTASAVVADLIDSVVGRTAITFKLLKLWSADAVHGVAARDHAKVRSRYYLRFSVDDRPGVLSEITGVLGNHGISIASVIQHEPSPSDAAVVPLVIITHTTTEGATQQALAEIDRLNCVRSSSVRMGIRQ; via the coding sequence ATGGAAAAAGTCAAAGTCGCCATCGTTGGCATGGGAACCGTGGGGACCGGCGTGGCCCGGCTGCTGTTGGATCACGGCGACCGGACGGCCCGGCATGCCGGCCGCATTCTCTGGCTCGAGGAAGTGGTCGTCGCCGATCTGAAGAAGGCCCGGCAGATCGATCTGCCCAAGGGCCTCCTGTCGGACGACTTGTCGCGCATTTGCCGCAATCCCGAGATCAAGGCCGTCGCCCATCTGGTCGGTGGTCTGGAGCCGGCCCGCACGATCATGCTCAGGCTGCTGGAAAGTGGCAAGGACGTCATCACCGCCAATAAAGCCCTGCTGGCCGAGCACGGCCCCGAGCTATTCGATCGCGCCCGCGAGTTGGGCCGCTCGATCGCTTTCGAGGCCAGCGTGGCGGGCGGCATTCCCATTGTCGCCAACGTCAGCCAGTGTCTGACGGCCAACCAGTTGCAGTCGCTGACCGCCATTCTGAACGGCACCAGCAACTACATCCTGACCCAGATGGAAGAGCAGGAGATGAGCTACGCCGAGGCGCTGGCCGAGGCCCAGCGACTGGGCTACGCCGAAGCCGACCCAACGATGGATGTCGACGGGTCCGACACGGCGCAAAAGTTGGCCATCCTGGCTCACCTGGCCTTTGGCTCGCGGACGCCGTGGCGCGAAATCTCGAAGCGCGGCATCGACACGCTCGACGTCGCCGACCTGCGCTATGCCCGCGAGCTGGGCTACCGGATCAAGCTGCTGGCCGTCGCCCAGTTGACGGGCGATGATCTGGAGCTGCACGTTTCGCCGACGCTGGTCAAGGTCGGCACGCCGTTGGCCGAGGTGCGTGGGGCGTTCAACGCGATTCAACTCGTGGGCGACGCGGTCGGTCCGCTGTTCTATCACGGCCTTGGCGCCGGCCAGATGCCCACCGCATCGGCCGTGGTGGCTGACCTGATCGATAGCGTCGTCGGCCGCACGGCGATCACGTTCAAGCTGTTGAAGCTTTGGTCGGCCGATGCGGTACACGGCGTTGCCGCCCGCGATCACGCCAAGGTCCGCTCGCGGTATTACCTACGATTCTCGGTCGACGATCGCCCAGGCGTGTTGTCGGAGATTACCGGCGTGTTGGGGAACCACGGCATCTCGATCGCCTCGGTCATCCAGCACGAGCCCAGCCCCAGCGACGCCGCGGTGGTACCGCTAGTCATCATCACGCACACCACGACCGAAGGGGCCACGCAGCAAGCCCTGGCCGAGATCGACCGGCTGAATTGCGTCCGCTCGAGCAGCGTGCGGATGGGCATTCGCCAGTAA
- a CDS encoding cofactor-independent phosphoglycerate mutase, translating to MKYAIIIPDGCADEPQESLGGKTPLEAAKTPHMDTIAASGVVGRANHVPPSLPAGSDVANLSLLGYDPMAHFTGRAPLEAAAQGIKLGPEDWAIRCNLVTVEDQKMCSFTADHVTTEEATKLLAAAQEKLGSDRLQFMPGVSYRNLLIYRGAGVQCPFSTDTRATPPHDLTDKSVLDDFPRGPGSDLLHQLMDASVELFAEHPVNKARIKAGKLPATNVWLWGLGRTPKLEPFQQRYGRRGTMITEVDLLRGLAALIGWNRIEVPGATGYYDTDYAAMGRYAIDALPTTDVICVHVEATDEASHEGNAVAKMKALEDIDQHIVGPLHEALRRSGEDYRILVTPDHPTPLRTKTHSHGLVPWAMSGAGVTADKARTYDEPTAATAPLNFMEGWKLMRYFIDLKQ from the coding sequence ATGAAATACGCCATCATCATTCCCGACGGTTGCGCCGACGAGCCGCAAGAATCGCTCGGCGGCAAGACACCGCTCGAGGCCGCCAAGACCCCCCATATGGACACCATTGCCGCGTCGGGCGTGGTGGGCCGCGCGAACCATGTGCCCCCGTCGCTACCGGCGGGATCGGATGTTGCGAATCTGAGTCTGCTGGGCTATGACCCGATGGCTCACTTCACGGGGCGCGCGCCGCTCGAAGCAGCCGCCCAGGGGATCAAGCTCGGTCCTGAAGATTGGGCCATTCGCTGCAATCTGGTCACCGTCGAAGATCAGAAGATGTGCAGTTTCACGGCCGATCATGTGACGACCGAAGAGGCTACGAAGCTGCTCGCCGCGGCGCAGGAGAAATTGGGCAGCGACCGCTTGCAGTTCATGCCCGGCGTCAGTTACCGCAACCTGCTGATCTATCGCGGCGCCGGCGTGCAGTGCCCGTTCTCGACCGACACTCGGGCCACGCCGCCGCACGATCTGACCGATAAGTCGGTGCTCGACGATTTTCCCCGCGGCCCCGGGAGCGACCTGCTGCACCAGTTGATGGACGCCAGCGTCGAACTGTTTGCCGAGCACCCGGTCAACAAAGCGCGGATCAAGGCGGGCAAATTGCCGGCCACGAACGTCTGGCTGTGGGGGCTGGGGCGCACGCCCAAGCTCGAACCGTTTCAACAGCGTTACGGCCGCCGTGGCACGATGATTACCGAAGTCGACCTGTTGCGCGGGCTGGCCGCGCTGATCGGCTGGAATCGGATCGAGGTGCCCGGCGCGACGGGCTATTACGACACTGATTACGCTGCGATGGGGCGGTATGCCATCGACGCCCTGCCCACGACCGATGTGATTTGCGTTCACGTCGAGGCGACCGACGAAGCCTCGCACGAAGGGAACGCCGTCGCGAAGATGAAGGCCCTGGAAGACATCGATCAGCACATTGTCGGGCCGCTGCACGAGGCGCTGCGCCGCTCGGGCGAGGACTACCGCATTCTCGTCACCCCGGACCATCCGACCCCACTAAGAACGAAGACCCACAGTCACGGGCTGGTGCCGTGGGCGATGAGCGGCGCCGGCGTGACGGCCGACAAGGCCCGGACCTATGACGAACCCACTGCGGCGACCGCGCCGTTGAACTTCATGGAAGGCTGGAAGCTGATGCGGTACTTCATTGATTTGAAGCAATGA